The following are encoded together in the Bacillus sp. V2I10 genome:
- a CDS encoding tyrosine-type recombinase/integrase: MNLIEGFIFYLQQERKSINTIKGYLLDVQQYRKWFEESYGLECSALYRQNILEYISFLKNVKVQNARTINHKISSLSKFNTFLIDQNVQEEKVIYKTDMLKVQKAYASPTKVTEIEVKQFLQTILESKNKRNYAIVVLLAYSGLRISEALSIKLRDMNLQTGECIIRNGKGEKQRIILLNSRITHAVREYLKERDCSVVAQESPYLFISKKRAILDRTVVNRLFKTYSSTITPHQLRHFFCTNAIEKGFSIHEVANQAGHSNVNTTLLYTNPDQKKLKGKMELL; encoded by the coding sequence ATGAACTTAATAGAGGGTTTCATTTTTTATCTGCAGCAAGAAAGAAAAAGTATAAATACGATTAAAGGCTACCTCTTAGATGTTCAACAATATCGTAAATGGTTTGAGGAATCGTATGGATTAGAATGCAGCGCATTATATCGACAAAATATCTTAGAATACATAAGTTTTTTAAAAAATGTTAAAGTCCAAAATGCTAGAACCATAAATCATAAGATTAGTAGCCTTTCAAAATTCAATACGTTTCTTATTGATCAAAATGTACAAGAGGAAAAAGTGATTTATAAAACGGATATGCTTAAAGTTCAAAAAGCTTATGCTTCTCCTACAAAAGTTACCGAGATAGAAGTAAAGCAGTTCCTGCAAACCATCTTGGAAAGCAAAAATAAACGAAACTACGCAATTGTTGTTCTGCTAGCATACAGCGGACTAAGGATCTCTGAAGCCTTATCCATAAAATTAAGAGACATGAACCTACAGACTGGGGAATGTATTATCAGAAATGGAAAGGGAGAAAAACAGCGTATCATCCTTTTAAATAGTAGGATTACTCATGCAGTAAGGGAGTATCTCAAAGAAAGGGATTGCTCCGTTGTTGCTCAGGAATCGCCTTACCTCTTTATTAGTAAAAAAAGAGCAATACTAGATCGCACGGTTGTTAACCGCCTTTTTAAAACGTATAGCTCAACTATTACACCCCACCAACTCCGTCACTTCTTTTGTACGAATGCAATTGAAAAGGGGTTTAGTATCCATGAGGTTGCCAATCAAGCAGGTCATTCGAATGTAAATACGACTCTTTTATATACAAATCCCGACCAAAAAAAATTAAAAGGTAAAATGGAATTGTTATAA
- a CDS encoding VOC family protein: MKMLQAIPALPVRDIKRSLDFYCEKLGFSLGYHEGGFAVLLYNDVRLIHLWEASDESWRTRSNSTPVVSGAESFIAGTASCRIEVEGVDELYQHIQPLGILHSNAKLSDQWWGVRDFGVSDPDNNLIEFFENLKIDK; the protein is encoded by the coding sequence ATGAAAATGTTGCAAGCCATTCCAGCTTTACCAGTGAGAGATATTAAACGAAGCTTAGATTTTTATTGTGAAAAGCTTGGTTTTTCCCTGGGCTACCATGAGGGTGGTTTCGCGGTGCTTCTTTATAATGATGTTCGCCTAATCCATCTTTGGGAAGCCAGTGATGAAAGCTGGCGTACTCGCAGCAACTCAACACCGGTCGTTTCAGGTGCAGAATCGTTTATTGCAGGAACTGCCAGTTGTCGAATAGAAGTAGAGGGTGTTGATGAACTGTATCAACACATACAGCCGTTGGGTATTTTGCATTCAAATGCGAAACTAAGTGACCAGTGGTGGGGAGTACGTGATTTCGGTGTATCTGACCCCGACAATAATCTAATAGAATTTTTCGAAAATTTAAAAATTGATAAGTAA
- a CDS encoding L,D-transpeptidase: MIKKMFILFMLSFLMIFSLDLSSASAAGIINKSNNQLEYYENSQLKKVFRVGTGRSQSLTPEGKFKIVNKIVNRPYYKDNIPGGDPRNPLGNRWLGLNARGTYLYNVCHSWQ, from the coding sequence GTGATTAAAAAAATGTTTATTCTTTTTATGTTATCTTTTCTTATGATTTTCAGTTTAGATTTGAGTTCTGCATCTGCAGCAGGAATCATCAACAAGAGCAATAATCAGCTTGAATATTATGAAAACAGTCAGCTGAAAAAAGTGTTTAGGGTGGGCACAGGCAGAAGTCAATCACTTACACCTGAAGGGAAATTTAAGATTGTGAATAAAATTGTGAACAGACCTTACTACAAGGACAACATTCCAGGTGGTGATCCGCGAAATCCTCTTGGCAACCGCTGGCTTGGATTAAATGCGAGGGGAACATACTTGTACAACGTATGCCATTCATGGCAATAA
- a CDS encoding DUF899 family protein: protein MTFGKAADNIGHLTHLHARNTSLALISPFPKLQRYKERMGWNIPWYSPFDSDFNYDFHATLDESVAPIHTSFFI, encoded by the coding sequence ATTACCTTCGGAAAAGCTGCGGACAACATCGGCCATCTCACCCACCTCCATGCACGAAACACGTCACTGGCTCTGATATCTCCATTTCCCAAGCTCCAACGCTACAAGGAACGTATGGGATGGAACATTCCTTGGTACTCCCCCTTCGATAGCGACTTTAACTATGACTTTCATGCTACGCTGGACGAATCCGTCGCTCCGATTCATACCTCCTTCTTTATATAG
- a CDS encoding helix-turn-helix domain-containing protein: MEKKAETYDISFKKKAVDLYHQKKNYSAVSRELNIHRKNIQRWVKQFSEDGIVGLREKRGRKSGSGKVSPSTIENPQKKIKRLEAENELLKKLLKM; encoded by the coding sequence ATGGAGAAAAAAGCAGAGACTTATGATATATCGTTTAAGAAAAAAGCGGTGGATTTATATCATCAAAAGAAGAATTATTCAGCTGTTTCCAGAGAATTAAACATTCATCGAAAAAACATACAACGGTGGGTTAAACAGTTTAGTGAAGATGGAATTGTTGGTCTTAGAGAGAAACGCGGAAGAAAAAGTGGGTCTGGTAAAGTCTCTCCATCTACTATTGAAAATCCTCAAAAGAAAATAAAGCGATTAGAAGCTGAGAACGAACTGTTAAAAAAGCTTTTAAAGATGTGA
- a CDS encoding TetR/AcrR family transcriptional regulator, protein MARKKQNSEYESLDQSKIIQTAIDLINKDGLKKLSMRNVANALNTSAASLYWHIENKYELLQLLSEQISKNISFPDSSKEWYEQLIELGNEFRQALLSIRDSVEIMTETVPMTPDRLQLIENIYRILINAGFRSEDVPATASLFNNYVLSFVRDEMIQVQIAKIQGLEVNEAFEQARNMFQSLPVSKYPSLVELADYSVSINSDKQFEFGLQVLLDGLNKRLQQ, encoded by the coding sequence ATGGCTAGAAAAAAACAAAATTCAGAATATGAATCGCTGGATCAAAGTAAAATTATTCAAACAGCGATCGACTTGATTAATAAAGATGGCTTAAAAAAACTGTCTATGAGAAATGTGGCGAATGCCCTTAATACAAGTGCTGCATCTCTATATTGGCACATCGAAAATAAATATGAATTATTACAGTTATTATCTGAGCAGATCTCTAAAAATATCTCATTTCCTGATTCGTCTAAAGAATGGTATGAGCAGCTCATTGAACTTGGGAATGAGTTTCGACAAGCATTGTTGTCTATTCGGGATTCAGTAGAAATAATGACCGAAACAGTACCAATGACTCCTGATCGACTTCAATTAATTGAGAATATATACCGAATTCTTATTAATGCTGGTTTTAGGTCAGAGGATGTTCCAGCTACGGCTAGTTTATTTAATAATTATGTTCTTTCATTTGTAAGAGATGAAATGATACAGGTTCAAATAGCTAAAATCCAAGGATTAGAGGTTAATGAAGCTTTTGAACAGGCAAGAAATATGTTTCAGTCTTTACCTGTTAGTAAATATCCGTCTTTAGTTGAACTTGCTGATTATTCAGTATCCATAAATAGTGACAAACAATTTGAATTTGGTCTTCAAGTTTTATTAGATGGACTTAATAAACGATTACAGCAATAG
- a CDS encoding DUF2269 family protein — protein MKGNNKKNKLNQRNWLLIFHLISTVLFVGGSFTQWLLLISALTTITPDVLKVSHHLMHIVDLSLIIPGLLGVIITGIFLSLKTHWGFFKHYWIITKEIITLITIGIGSILNIWVQGSIKITTEKGLNALDDPIYLHDRNMLIISAAIQTSLLVFVIVISVLKPWGKRKGKINSVNS, from the coding sequence TTGAAAGGGAATAATAAGAAAAACAAATTAAATCAAAGAAATTGGTTACTAATTTTTCATTTAATTTCAACCGTTCTATTTGTTGGAGGCAGCTTTACTCAATGGCTTCTTTTGATTTCAGCTTTAACAACAATTACGCCTGATGTTTTAAAGGTTTCTCATCATCTAATGCATATTGTGGACCTATCATTGATAATACCTGGTCTTTTAGGAGTTATTATTACTGGTATATTCCTGTCCCTCAAGACACACTGGGGATTTTTTAAACATTACTGGATTATTACTAAAGAAATCATAACTTTAATTACTATAGGGATAGGTAGTATTTTAAATATCTGGGTTCAAGGTTCAATTAAAATTACTACTGAAAAAGGATTAAATGCGCTGGATGATCCAATATATCTTCATGACCGAAATATGCTAATAATCAGTGCCGCCATTCAGACCTCATTATTGGTTTTTGTCATTGTTATTTCTGTTTTGAAGCCATGGGGTAAACGGAAGGGAAAAATAAATTCGGTAAACTCATAA
- a CDS encoding SRPBCC family protein: MSSEVTTNNNSEAISDREIVNTRIFNASREHMFKAFSDPDHLVHWWGPKGFTNTFHEFDMRPEGIWRYVMHGPNGVDYENKSVFVEVVKPERIVLRHLEPIHEFLLTVTFTELGGKTELTWRMLHESAAECDKVRRFAVEANEQNFDRLEAQLAKMV; encoded by the coding sequence ATGTCTTCCGAGGTTACGACAAATAATAATTCTGAAGCGATCTCAGACCGCGAGATCGTCAATACGCGCATCTTTAATGCGTCGCGTGAACACATGTTCAAAGCGTTCAGCGATCCGGATCACCTGGTGCATTGGTGGGGGCCTAAGGGCTTTACGAACACGTTTCATGAGTTCGATATGCGGCCGGAGGGTATCTGGCGCTACGTCATGCACGGACCCAATGGCGTCGACTACGAGAATAAGAGCGTATTTGTCGAGGTGGTGAAACCTGAACGGATCGTCCTCCGTCATCTGGAGCCGATCCACGAATTTTTGCTGACCGTCACCTTTACCGAGCTAGGAGGCAAGACCGAGCTTACTTGGCGCATGCTTCACGAGTCGGCCGCTGAATGCGACAAGGTGAGGAGATTCGCCGTCGAGGCAAACGAACAGAACTTCGATCGTCTTGAGGCGCAACTGGCAAAAATGGTCTGA
- a CDS encoding SRPBCC family protein, with protein sequence MSKETATNSITMNTEKCELVITRTFNAPRELVFKAWTEAEHLKHWWGPKGFTITVQEINVKPGGVWTYVMHGPDGVDYNNKIDFIEVVSPERLVYSHGDGKEEHFRVTVTFSDQGDKTELTMWMLFKSAEELDKAVKEYGAIEGAKSTLDRLEEELAKI encoded by the coding sequence ATGTCAAAGGAAACTGCAACAAACAGCATTACAATGAACACCGAGAAATGTGAATTGGTTATCACGCGTACCTTCAATGCACCACGCGAGCTTGTGTTCAAGGCGTGGACCGAGGCTGAGCATCTAAAGCACTGGTGGGGGCCGAAAGGCTTTACAATTACGGTTCAAGAAATAAATGTAAAGCCAGGCGGTGTATGGACTTACGTCATGCATGGACCCGATGGTGTCGATTATAACAATAAAATTGACTTCATAGAGGTCGTGAGTCCTGAGCGACTCGTTTACTCCCATGGCGACGGAAAGGAGGAACATTTTCGAGTAACGGTAACATTTTCCGATCAAGGAGATAAGACCGAACTCACTATGTGGATGCTCTTTAAGTCAGCAGAGGAACTTGACAAAGCGGTTAAGGAGTATGGAGCCATTGAGGGTGCAAAATCAACGCTTGATCGACTTGAGGAAGAATTAGCTAAGATTTGA
- a CDS encoding DoxX family protein: MANLLTSVEDRKLIRNDQTKEGNKVSLKKITIGYWFFTGLLIALMLLGSIGDIMSAPEAVALFKHLGYPAYLLPFIGVAKLLGVIAILMPGFPRIKEWAYAGFVIDLTGAMYSTIAVGDPWVFFIIGYILIAGSYVFYHRKRKAVSLSHAK, from the coding sequence ATGGCAAACCTTTTGACGTCTGTAGAAGATCGGAAACTTATTAGGAATGACCAAACCAAAGAAGGAAATAAGGTATCTCTGAAGAAAATAACAATCGGATACTGGTTTTTTACGGGGCTGTTGATAGCATTAATGCTTTTAGGTTCTATTGGTGATATAATGTCCGCCCCTGAAGCAGTTGCTTTATTCAAACATTTAGGGTACCCCGCATACCTTCTTCCCTTTATTGGCGTTGCCAAATTGTTAGGTGTAATAGCGATACTGATGCCCGGCTTTCCGCGAATTAAGGAATGGGCGTATGCCGGATTTGTCATCGATTTGACGGGTGCCATGTATTCAACTATAGCAGTAGGCGATCCTTGGGTATTTTTCATTATTGGGTACATTTTGATTGCTGGATCCTATGTTTTCTACCATAGAAAACGAAAAGCCGTTTCATTAAGTCATGCGAAATAA
- a CDS encoding helix-turn-helix transcriptional regulator, producing the protein MKTTLNALAEPNRLHIVELLRNGPLTVGEIADRLELSQPQTSKHLRVLSNAGLVEVNAIANRRIYKLRAEPFKELDSWLESYRHIWNERFDRLDDYLQDLQRKDVNHDDK; encoded by the coding sequence ATGAAAACAACTTTGAATGCTCTTGCTGAGCCTAACCGACTACACATTGTCGAACTCTTACGTAACGGCCCTCTCACGGTAGGGGAGATTGCCGATCGACTTGAGCTCAGTCAGCCACAAACTTCCAAACATCTTCGTGTACTTAGTAATGCAGGGCTCGTCGAGGTGAATGCAATCGCCAATCGACGGATCTACAAGCTGAGGGCCGAGCCGTTCAAAGAGCTTGATTCCTGGCTAGAGTCCTACCGCCACATTTGGAACGAGAGATTCGACCGCTTGGACGATTACCTGCAGGACCTACAAAGAAAGGATGTGAACCATGACGACAAGTAG
- a CDS encoding NmrA family NAD(P)-binding protein: MTILVTGATGTVGRHVVDQLIRRGQKVRALTRNPLQANLPADVEVVAGDLSDPSTLVSALVGVSSMHLITTGAEYTPLETGPEIVELAVKAGVRRVTVLWNGEKGSFERAVEASDLEWTQLQAFEFMANARKWADSIRSEGVVRDLFGGSRIAPVHEADIGRVAAVGLTEDGHAGKVYTLTGPESLSVQDKVRIIREVIGRDIQFVESSEEEEREQMRRMGVQEDAIDYVIRWHLNPPKSAYTVTPTVEEITGRPAQTFTQWVSEHVQYF; the protein is encoded by the coding sequence ATGACAATTTTAGTAACGGGAGCAACGGGGACAGTAGGCCGGCACGTCGTGGACCAACTGATTCGAAGGGGGCAAAAGGTACGAGCATTGACACGTAATCCACTGCAAGCCAATCTTCCTGCTGATGTGGAGGTTGTCGCCGGAGATTTAAGTGATCCGAGTACGCTAGTTTCTGCGTTGGTTGGCGTAAGCAGCATGCATTTGATTACAACAGGTGCAGAATATACCCCGTTGGAAACGGGACCGGAAATCGTAGAACTTGCTGTGAAGGCTGGAGTACGCAGAGTTACTGTTTTATGGAACGGCGAGAAGGGTTCTTTCGAGAGGGCAGTTGAAGCAAGCGATCTAGAGTGGACCCAACTTCAAGCCTTTGAGTTTATGGCAAATGCGCGGAAATGGGCAGACTCCATACGCTCTGAGGGGGTAGTTCGAGATCTGTTTGGGGGATCACGAATTGCTCCTGTTCATGAAGCCGATATTGGAAGAGTCGCAGCAGTCGGACTGACTGAGGACGGTCATGCAGGTAAAGTATATACATTAACAGGGCCTGAGAGTTTGTCCGTTCAAGATAAAGTTCGGATTATTCGTGAGGTCATCGGACGTGACATTCAATTTGTTGAGAGTTCTGAAGAAGAAGAACGTGAGCAGATGAGGAGGATGGGGGTTCAGGAGGACGCTATTGATTACGTAATTCGTTGGCACCTTAATCCGCCTAAATCGGCTTATACGGTGACTCCAACTGTCGAAGAGATTACTGGTCGGCCCGCACAAACCTTCACTCAGTGGGTCTCTGAACATGTGCAATATTTTTAA
- a CDS encoding MerR family DNA-binding protein: MNSIIEAINTIKLYLNLGLTTDQIKDILHCPEDQEYDKKDEYCEELLQIYETKLNEVIRQKKALDEAQVRLEKQINLMKENRDKWVPVEEDEQ; encoded by the coding sequence GTGAATTCGATTATCGAAGCTATTAATACGATCAAACTATATCTTAATTTAGGTCTAACAACCGACCAGATTAAAGATATTCTGCATTGCCCTGAAGATCAAGAGTACGACAAAAAAGACGAGTATTGTGAAGAATTGCTGCAAATATATGAAACCAAGTTGAATGAAGTGATACGGCAAAAAAAGGCATTGGATGAGGCGCAAGTCCGTTTGGAAAAGCAAATCAACCTAATGAAGGAAAACCGGGATAAGTGGGTACCCGTAGAGGAGGATGAACAATGA
- a CDS encoding MerR family DNA-binding transcriptional regulator: MTGISSRSLRHYEKKGLLTVSRLNNNYREFDYRSY; encoded by the coding sequence ATGACCGGGATCAGTTCTCGATCCTTACGGCATTATGAGAAAAAAGGGTTGTTAACTGTTTCTCGTCTTAACAATAATTATCGTGAATTCGATTATCGAAGCTATTAA
- a CDS encoding endospore germination permease: MIENDKISALQLMMLVVLFNIGTTILIVPSSLAQEAKQDAWIASIVGLGIGLLFIPLYNALAKLSPNLTLFQLSEKILGKWLGKTISVLYFTFFFIICAFLVRVIGDFITTQIMPQTPIQAIIIIFLSIVIMGIRHGLEVFSRSSEILMPLVIFLLFIVVLTTAPQIDFKKIQPIFEADIKTLLRANVVHIGVLFLELIVFLTIFPYVNDPKKTGNVLLIGTLIGGIVTILITFLSISIIGAYHTAGIQYPTYMLAKKINIGEFLQRIEAVIAVIWFISIFFKMTICFYASVLGLAQTLNLKEYRSLTYPLGMITVVLSLVISPNIVYYEFFTAKIWTPYALTFGFFFPLLLLVVGILRKKVC, encoded by the coding sequence ATGATCGAAAACGATAAAATATCTGCACTTCAATTGATGATGTTAGTAGTTTTATTTAATATTGGTACAACGATTTTGATTGTACCATCTAGCCTTGCTCAAGAAGCGAAACAAGACGCTTGGATAGCAAGCATTGTTGGGTTAGGAATAGGCTTATTGTTTATTCCTTTATATAACGCCTTGGCGAAACTCTCCCCAAATTTGACGTTGTTTCAACTTAGTGAAAAAATTCTTGGAAAATGGTTAGGAAAAACGATTTCCGTATTGTATTTTACGTTTTTCTTTATTATATGTGCATTTTTGGTTAGGGTAATCGGGGATTTTATCACAACACAAATTATGCCTCAAACCCCCATACAAGCCATTATCATAATATTTCTCTCCATTGTCATCATGGGTATTCGCCATGGACTTGAAGTATTTTCACGATCCTCCGAGATTTTGATGCCTTTGGTTATCTTTCTTTTATTTATTGTTGTTCTAACTACTGCTCCTCAAATCGACTTTAAAAAAATACAGCCTATATTTGAAGCGGATATCAAAACTTTACTAAGAGCAAATGTTGTCCATATCGGAGTGCTGTTCTTAGAATTAATTGTGTTTTTAACCATTTTTCCTTATGTAAATGATCCGAAAAAAACAGGAAATGTCCTCTTGATAGGAACTCTAATCGGAGGAATCGTTACCATTTTGATTACATTTCTTTCAATTAGTATTATTGGAGCTTATCATACGGCAGGAATTCAGTATCCAACCTATATGTTAGCTAAAAAAATCAATATAGGTGAATTTCTGCAAAGGATAGAGGCAGTGATAGCTGTAATTTGGTTTATTTCTATCTTTTTTAAAATGACTATTTGTTTTTATGCTTCCGTTTTAGGACTTGCCCAAACATTAAATTTGAAGGAATATCGCTCGCTAACTTATCCTCTAGGGATGATAACCGTTGTATTATCCCTTGTCATAAGCCCTAACATTGTTTATTACGAATTCTTTACCGCCAAAATATGGACACCCTATGCTTTAACCTTTGGGTTTTTCTTTCCCTTGCTACTACTTGTAGTAGGAATATTACGAAAAAAGGTGTGCTAA
- a CDS encoding IS4 family transposase — translation MNPIISNELNLFAQELQYFLSPVVLQDIAKQVGFVQRSSKYQANELIALCVWLSQEIASTSLTQLCSQLEASTGVLMSSEGLNQRFNPAAVAFLREVFTSLLTQKLCSNQSLSAHMISTFNRIRILDATVFQLPDHFATDYQGSGGSSNTAGVKIQLEYDLLSGQFLNVQLGPGKNNDKTYGTICLETVEAGDLCLRDLGYFDLGDLQAIHDKEAYYISRLKLNTRIYIKNPEPEYFNNGTLKKQTEYIQLDMTQMMSGLTPGETIEIPEAYIGQNQKLPARVIIHRLTDDQTQTRLKNQAIREKKKGIVMKDKSKRLMGMNVYITNTSLEEVLTNYVHSLYSLRWQIEILFKTWKSFFEIDECKNIKRERLECHLYGQLIGILLCSSTMFQMRQLLLEKKKQELSEYKAIYMIKDYFPLLFQAIAVGTEELLKILHRLYQLLKKNGRKCHRYKKMTVFDILGVVYETTVKHRQAA, via the coding sequence ATGAATCCTATCATTTCAAATGAACTGAATCTTTTCGCACAAGAACTACAATACTTTTTATCTCCAGTAGTCCTACAAGATATCGCCAAACAAGTTGGCTTTGTACAGCGATCTAGTAAGTATCAAGCAAACGAACTCATTGCCCTTTGCGTATGGCTTAGTCAAGAAATCGCTAGCACATCACTTACACAATTGTGCAGTCAGTTAGAAGCTTCCACTGGGGTACTGATGAGCTCAGAAGGACTGAATCAACGCTTTAATCCAGCAGCTGTCGCATTTCTTCGAGAAGTCTTTACTTCTCTTCTCACACAAAAACTCTGTTCAAATCAATCGCTTTCTGCACACATGATCTCTACTTTCAATCGTATCCGTATTTTAGATGCGACAGTGTTTCAACTGCCTGATCATTTCGCCACTGACTATCAAGGTTCAGGTGGGAGTAGTAATACGGCAGGCGTGAAAATCCAATTGGAATATGATTTACTTAGTGGTCAATTTCTTAACGTGCAGCTTGGACCAGGAAAGAATAATGATAAAACATACGGTACCATCTGCCTTGAAACCGTAGAGGCGGGCGATTTGTGTTTGCGTGATCTTGGTTACTTCGATTTAGGAGACTTACAAGCGATTCATGATAAAGAGGCTTACTATATCTCGCGGTTGAAGCTGAATACACGCATTTATATCAAGAACCCTGAGCCAGAATACTTCAACAATGGCACGTTAAAAAAGCAAACAGAATACATCCAGCTTGATATGACACAAATGATGTCTGGTCTAACCCCTGGTGAAACGATCGAAATCCCCGAGGCATACATTGGCCAAAATCAGAAGCTTCCAGCACGTGTCATTATCCATCGTTTAACAGATGATCAAACGCAAACACGCCTGAAAAACCAAGCGATACGTGAAAAGAAGAAAGGCATTGTCATGAAGGATAAAAGTAAACGTTTAATGGGCATGAATGTATATATCACGAACACGTCGCTAGAAGAAGTACTGACGAATTACGTCCATTCATTGTATTCACTTCGTTGGCAGATTGAGATTTTGTTTAAAACGTGGAAGTCATTCTTTGAAATTGATGAATGTAAAAATATTAAAAGAGAACGCCTAGAGTGCCATTTATATGGACAACTCATTGGCATTCTCCTCTGTTCTTCTACGATGTTTCAAATGCGACAGCTTCTGCTTGAAAAGAAAAAGCAGGAGCTGAGTGAATACAAAGCGATTTATATGATTAAAGATTACTTTCCGTTACTGTTTCAAGCGATAGCAGTTGGCACAGAAGAACTTTTGAAAATTCTGCATCGCCTTTATCAGCTGCTAAAAAAGAACGGTCGTAAATGTCATCGGTATAAGAAGATGACCGTCTTTGATATTCTAGGGGTTGTGTATGAAACGACGGTGAAGCATAGACAAGCTGCCTAG